The Verrucomicrobiota bacterium genomic sequence TGTGCGCACAATGCGGCCCTAGGCAGGATGCTTATTTGTGCCATCGGGGATCATATTTCGAATGGGCAGAAACGGGATCGTCGCGAGGCCGGGCAACGTCAAAAGACAAACAATCACAAAAAAAGTGAAGTATCCTGTGGCCTCTTGGATGTACCCGCTTACCATGCCGGGGAGCATCATTCCAAGAGCCATGAAGCCGGTTGAAATCGCAAAGTGAGCCGTCTTGAAGCGGTCTCCGACAGTCTGCATCAGGAAAACCATAAAGGCGGTAAAGCCGAATCCGTAGCCAAGTTGTTCCAACGCGACAACGGCGGGCACGGACCATCCAGTCGGCTGGAAATGGGCGAGGTAAAGGTAGCCGAGGTTCGGGAT encodes the following:
- a CDS encoding MFS transporter; translated protein: ILPHPAEDRTVQSPKEAGFFEVWASYFRQEKIGWVLAFILLFRLGEAMLIKMLVPFLKDIPSSGGLGLSTEQVGLVYGTLGVLGLVVGGIVGGILIARFGLRRCIFPMALCVHIPNLGYLYLAHFQPTGWSVPAVVALEQLGYGFGFTAFMVFLMQTVGDRFKTAHFAISTGFMALGMMLPGMVSGYIQEATGYFTFFVIVCLLTLPGLATIPFLPIRNMIPDGTNKHPA